One window from the genome of Ideonella sp. WA131b encodes:
- a CDS encoding GTP cyclohydrolase I FolE2 — protein sequence MNKPTDVLHIPDTQNAPDARHLAIQRVGVKDVRYPLALRMAGAVQTTAALWTLDVALPAEKKGTHMSRFVAWLDELATSGLALDAAELRARHAEMLQRLGASEGRIEAAFSFFVRKRAPVSGLQSLLDYQGRWISETRAGTTRVWAEVAVPVKSLCPCSKEISDYGAHNQRSLVTIRVELREGVEDGLPWEQLVRFAEDAAPSEIWPMLKRPDEKWVTERAYENPKFVEDLVRDVALALNADVRIGAYAVDVENFESIHNHSAYARIERA from the coding sequence ATGAACAAGCCTACCGACGTCCTGCACATCCCCGACACACAAAACGCGCCGGATGCCCGCCATCTGGCGATCCAGCGCGTGGGCGTGAAGGATGTGCGCTATCCGCTGGCGCTTCGAATGGCCGGCGCGGTGCAGACCACTGCCGCGCTGTGGACGCTGGACGTGGCGCTGCCGGCCGAGAAGAAGGGCACGCACATGTCTCGCTTCGTGGCCTGGCTGGACGAACTCGCCACCTCGGGCTTGGCCCTGGACGCCGCCGAGCTGCGCGCGCGCCACGCCGAGATGTTGCAGCGCCTGGGGGCGAGCGAGGGCCGCATCGAGGCGGCTTTCAGCTTCTTCGTGCGCAAGCGCGCGCCGGTGTCCGGCCTGCAGAGCCTGCTCGACTACCAGGGCCGCTGGATCAGCGAGACGCGCGCCGGCACCACCCGCGTGTGGGCCGAGGTGGCGGTGCCGGTGAAGAGCCTCTGTCCGTGCAGCAAGGAGATCAGCGACTACGGCGCGCACAACCAGCGCTCGCTGGTGACGATACGCGTCGAGCTGCGCGAAGGTGTGGAGGACGGCCTGCCCTGGGAGCAGCTGGTGCGCTTCGCCGAGGACGCTGCGCCCAGCGAGATCTGGCCCATGCTCAAGCGCCCCGACGAGAAGTGGGTCACCGAACGTGCCTACGAGAACCCGAAGTTCGTCGAAGATCTGGTGCGCGACGTCGCGCTGGCGCTGAACGCCGATGTGCGCATCGGCGCCTATGCGGTGGACGTCGAGAACTTCGAGTCCATACACAACCACAGCGCTTACGCGCGCATCGAGCGCGCGTGA
- a CDS encoding aromatic ring-hydroxylating dioxygenase subunit alpha gives MSDLSIAVESLERARTQLPVSSYFDEALYRREQELIFQSAPRYLGHELAVPEVGDHLALAQEGEGRALVRTPGGVELIGNVCRHRQAIMLKGRGQTTGGHVVCPLHRWTYDLHGRLVGAPHFERDPCLNLRNHPVQRWNGLVFERQGRDVTTDLQGLGVAVQLDFSGYQFGLSKLHECDYNWKTFIEVYLEDYHVGPFHPGLGQFVTCGDLAWEFGRHHSVQKVGVNADLARPGSPVYQRWHDQVLKVREGRQPAQGAIWLTYYPTVMVEWYPDVLVVSTLFPQGPQKTLNLVEFYYPEEILAFEPDFIEAQQAAYMETCAEDDEIALRMDAGRCALLERGEDDAGPYQSPMEDGMQHFHEWYRREMGLPASGPWR, from the coding sequence ATGTCGGACCTGAGCATTGCCGTCGAGTCCCTGGAGCGCGCCCGCACGCAGTTGCCGGTGAGCAGTTATTTCGACGAGGCGCTGTACCGGCGCGAGCAGGAGCTGATCTTTCAGTCTGCCCCGCGCTACCTGGGGCACGAACTCGCCGTGCCCGAGGTCGGCGACCACCTCGCCCTTGCCCAGGAAGGCGAAGGCCGGGCGCTGGTGCGCACACCGGGCGGCGTGGAGCTCATCGGCAACGTCTGCCGCCACCGCCAGGCCATCATGCTCAAGGGCCGCGGCCAGACCACCGGCGGCCACGTGGTCTGCCCCCTGCACCGCTGGACCTACGATCTGCACGGCCGCCTCGTCGGCGCACCGCACTTCGAGCGCGACCCCTGCCTAAACCTGCGCAATCACCCGGTCCAGCGCTGGAACGGCCTTGTGTTCGAGCGCCAGGGCCGCGATGTCACCACCGACCTGCAGGGCCTGGGTGTGGCGGTCCAGCTGGACTTCTCGGGCTACCAGTTCGGCCTGTCGAAGCTGCACGAGTGCGACTACAACTGGAAGACCTTCATCGAGGTCTACCTGGAGGACTACCACGTCGGCCCGTTCCACCCCGGCCTGGGCCAGTTCGTGACCTGCGGCGACCTGGCCTGGGAATTCGGCCGTCACCACTCGGTGCAGAAGGTGGGCGTCAACGCCGATCTGGCGCGCCCGGGGTCACCGGTTTACCAGCGCTGGCACGACCAGGTGCTGAAGGTGCGCGAGGGCCGCCAGCCGGCCCAGGGAGCAATCTGGCTCACCTACTACCCCACGGTGATGGTGGAGTGGTACCCCGATGTGCTGGTGGTGAGCACGCTGTTCCCGCAGGGGCCGCAGAAGACCCTCAACCTGGTCGAGTTCTACTACCCGGAGGAGATCCTCGCCTTCGAGCCCGATTTCATCGAGGCCCAGCAGGCCGCCTACATGGAGACCTGCGCCGAGGACGACGAGATCGCGCTGCGCATGGACGCCGGCCGCTGCGCGCTGCTGGAACGTGGCGAAGACGACGCCGGCCCGTACCAAAGCCCGATGGAAGACGGCATGCAGCACTTCCACGAGTGGTACCGACGCGAGATGGGCTTGCCTGCGAGCGGGCCCTGGCGCTGA
- a CDS encoding sulfurtransferase encodes MNFLQETPMIPTPLIDAATLHAHLAGTAPLVLLDCGFDLTDPAAGERAFADGHLPGAAYAHLDRDLAGARTGSNGRHPLPTREAFASTLGRWGVAPGVAVVAYDDHGGVYASRAWWMLRWAGHAKVAVLDGGRAAWQAVGGALVQGDSPRRAAVPPYPLPSRPAMPAVDTPTLLHGLAGVALLDARAPERFRGDVEPFDPVAGHIPGALNRFFKLNLCEDGRFKPPATLRAEFEALLGGREAVHQCGSGVTACHNLLAMAAAGLDAGALYPGSWSEWCSDPARPVARGA; translated from the coding sequence ATGAACTTCCTGCAGGAGACCCCGATGATCCCGACCCCGCTGATCGATGCCGCGACGCTGCACGCCCACCTGGCCGGAACGGCACCGCTGGTGCTGCTGGACTGCGGCTTCGACCTGACCGACCCGGCCGCCGGCGAGCGGGCCTTTGCCGACGGGCACCTGCCGGGTGCAGCCTACGCCCACCTCGACCGCGATCTTGCAGGCGCCAGGACCGGCAGCAACGGCCGTCACCCGCTCCCCACGCGCGAGGCCTTCGCCTCAACGCTCGGCCGCTGGGGTGTTGCGCCGGGGGTGGCCGTGGTCGCCTACGACGACCACGGCGGCGTCTATGCGTCGCGGGCCTGGTGGATGCTGCGCTGGGCCGGGCACGCCAAGGTGGCGGTGCTGGACGGCGGCCGCGCCGCCTGGCAGGCCGTCGGAGGTGCACTGGTGCAGGGCGACTCGCCGCGCCGGGCCGCCGTCCCGCCCTACCCGTTGCCGTCCCGGCCCGCGATGCCCGCCGTTGACACGCCCACGCTGCTGCATGGGCTGGCCGGCGTGGCCCTGCTGGACGCGCGCGCGCCCGAGCGCTTCCGCGGCGATGTCGAACCGTTCGACCCGGTGGCTGGGCACATCCCGGGCGCGCTGAACCGCTTCTTCAAGCTCAACCTGTGCGAGGACGGGCGCTTCAAGCCGCCAGCCACCTTGCGCGCCGAGTTCGAGGCCCTGCTCGGCGGCCGCGAGGCCGTGCACCAGTGCGGCTCGGGCGTGACGGCCTGCCACAACCTGCTGGCGATGGCGGCCGCTGGCCTGGACGCCGGGGCGCTGTATCCCGGCTCGTGGAGCGAGTGGTGCAGCGACCCCGCGCGCCCGGTGGCCCGCGGCGCTTGA
- the dxs gene encoding 1-deoxy-D-xylulose-5-phosphate synthase, with protein MNGLLHKIEGPADLRRLSREQLPALAKELREFVLQTVSQTGGHLGSNLGTVELTIALHYVFDTPHDRLVWDVGHQTYPHKVLTGRRDRMHTLRQLGGIGGFPKRDESEYDTFGTAHSSTSISAALGMAMAAQLKGEARKAVAVIGDGAMSAGMAFEALNNAGVPHEGSVPDLLVVLNDNDMSISPPVGALNKYLARLMSGNFYAAAREGAKAVLKNAPPLFELARRFEEHAKGMVVPGTIFEEFGFNYVGPIDGHDLDALIPTLENLRGKKGAQFLHVVTKKGYGYKLAEADPVKYHAASAKFNPVEGFPPSKPGKPTFTQVFGQWLCDMAAADDKLVAITPAMREGSGMVEFHKRFPRRYHDVGIAEQHAVTFAAGLACEGLKPVVAIYSTFLQRGYDQLIHDVALQKLPVVFALDRGGLVGADGPTHAGAYDIAYVRCIPNCSMLTPSDENECRMALTTAFRADHAVAVRYPRGAGVGAAIGAELKSWPWGRGVLRRQGGRIAVLAFGTLLHPALAAAEKLGATVADMRFVKPLDEELVLQLARSHEAIVTVEEGCVMGGAGSAVLECLAEHSLTVPVLTLGLPDRFIEHGDPARLLSLCGLDAAGIEASIVQRFGARPSLAAVNA; from the coding sequence ATGAACGGATTGCTGCACAAGATCGAAGGTCCAGCCGACCTGCGCCGCCTGTCGCGCGAGCAGTTGCCGGCGCTGGCCAAGGAACTGCGCGAGTTCGTGCTGCAGACCGTCAGCCAGACCGGCGGCCATCTCGGCAGCAACCTCGGCACGGTGGAGCTCACCATCGCGCTGCACTATGTCTTCGACACGCCGCACGACCGCCTGGTCTGGGACGTCGGCCATCAGACCTATCCGCACAAGGTGCTCACCGGCCGCCGAGACCGCATGCACACGCTGCGGCAGCTCGGTGGCATCGGCGGCTTTCCCAAGCGTGACGAGAGCGAGTACGACACCTTCGGCACTGCGCACAGCTCCACCAGCATCAGCGCTGCCCTGGGCATGGCGATGGCGGCCCAGCTCAAGGGCGAAGCCCGCAAGGCCGTGGCCGTGATCGGCGACGGCGCCATGAGCGCGGGCATGGCCTTCGAGGCGCTCAACAACGCCGGCGTACCCCACGAGGGCTCAGTGCCCGATCTTCTGGTGGTTCTCAACGACAACGACATGTCCATCAGCCCGCCGGTGGGCGCGCTGAACAAGTACCTGGCGCGCCTGATGAGCGGCAACTTCTACGCTGCCGCGCGCGAGGGCGCCAAGGCGGTCCTGAAGAATGCGCCGCCGCTGTTCGAGCTGGCGCGGCGTTTCGAGGAGCACGCCAAGGGCATGGTCGTGCCCGGCACCATCTTCGAGGAGTTCGGCTTCAACTACGTGGGTCCCATCGATGGCCACGACCTCGACGCGCTGATCCCCACCCTCGAGAACCTGCGCGGCAAGAAGGGCGCGCAATTCCTGCACGTCGTCACCAAGAAGGGTTACGGCTACAAGTTGGCCGAGGCCGACCCGGTGAAATACCACGCCGCTTCTGCCAAGTTCAATCCGGTGGAGGGCTTTCCGCCGAGCAAGCCCGGCAAGCCCACCTTCACCCAGGTGTTCGGTCAGTGGCTGTGCGACATGGCCGCGGCTGACGACAAGCTCGTGGCCATCACACCGGCCATGCGCGAGGGCTCGGGCATGGTGGAGTTCCACAAGCGCTTTCCCAGGCGCTACCACGACGTCGGCATCGCCGAGCAGCACGCCGTCACCTTTGCCGCAGGCCTGGCCTGCGAGGGGCTCAAGCCCGTGGTGGCCATCTACAGCACCTTCCTGCAGCGCGGCTACGACCAGCTCATCCACGATGTGGCGTTGCAGAAGCTGCCGGTGGTGTTTGCACTCGACCGCGGTGGCTTGGTCGGCGCCGACGGCCCGACGCACGCAGGCGCCTATGACATCGCCTACGTGCGGTGCATCCCCAACTGCTCGATGCTCACGCCGTCCGATGAAAACGAGTGCCGCATGGCGCTGACGACGGCCTTCCGGGCCGACCATGCCGTGGCCGTGCGCTACCCGCGCGGTGCCGGCGTGGGTGCGGCCATTGGGGCCGAGTTGAAGAGCTGGCCATGGGGCAGGGGCGTGCTTCGGCGCCAGGGTGGCCGCATCGCCGTGCTGGCCTTCGGCACGCTGCTGCACCCGGCGCTGGCTGCGGCCGAGAAGCTCGGCGCCACCGTGGCCGACATGCGCTTCGTCAAGCCGCTCGATGAAGAACTCGTGCTGCAACTGGCGCGCAGCCATGAGGCCATCGTCACGGTGGAAGAGGGCTGTGTCATGGGGGGGGCCGGCAGTGCCGTGCTCGAGTGCCTGGCCGAACACAGCCTGACGGTGCCAGTGCTCACGCTGGGCTTGCCCGACCGCTTCATCGAGCACGGCGACCCGGCCAGGCTGCTGTCGCTGTGCGGCCTTGACGCTGCGGGCATCGAGGCCAGCATCGTGCAGCGCTTCGGTGCGCGGCCGTCGCTGGCGGCCGTCAACGCCTGA
- a CDS encoding helix-turn-helix domain-containing protein, with product MDTSAVPAQERVGLWTDWLGRLFQGLKSDQYGDTDFDGRARTLRAGDVVLTRLEATRHRVTRSPAAGRATEVPYLKIVAPWSGCAGVEQKGRETWVTPGQWSIYDTTDSYAVANPERVEHLIVMLPKTPLAERGLAPAQLDALMARRLGGSGGISTLALQTMRNAFAELPSMPEAAARGVGDAIAHLVQLSLLDLAGQATAQTQREALRERIKQHVGQHLADPGLSVDGIARALNCSRRQLYNAFAEEPDGVAGYILAQRLAACRRLLADRAHAHRSLTDIALGLGFQNMAHFSRVFRAHGGVAPSDYRKAAFG from the coding sequence ATGGACACGAGTGCTGTGCCCGCGCAGGAACGCGTGGGGCTTTGGACCGACTGGCTGGGCCGGCTGTTCCAGGGCCTGAAATCGGATCAATACGGCGACACCGACTTCGACGGCCGAGCGCGGACGCTGCGCGCCGGCGACGTCGTTCTCACGCGGCTGGAGGCCACGCGTCACCGCGTCACGCGCAGCCCGGCGGCGGGACGAGCCACGGAGGTGCCCTACCTCAAGATCGTGGCGCCGTGGAGCGGCTGCGCCGGTGTCGAGCAAAAGGGCCGCGAGACCTGGGTGACGCCGGGCCAGTGGAGCATCTACGACACCACCGACAGTTATGCCGTGGCCAACCCCGAGCGCGTGGAGCACCTGATCGTGATGCTGCCCAAGACGCCGCTCGCGGAGCGTGGCTTGGCGCCGGCGCAGCTCGACGCCCTGATGGCGCGGCGCCTGGGCGGCAGCGGTGGCATCTCCACGCTGGCACTGCAGACCATGCGCAACGCCTTCGCCGAGCTGCCCAGCATGCCCGAGGCTGCGGCGCGCGGCGTGGGCGATGCCATCGCACATCTCGTGCAACTGAGCCTGCTCGACCTGGCCGGCCAGGCCACGGCGCAGACGCAGCGCGAGGCGCTGCGCGAACGCATCAAGCAGCACGTGGGGCAGCACCTGGCCGACCCCGGCCTCAGCGTCGATGGCATCGCGCGCGCACTCAACTGCAGCCGGCGGCAGCTGTACAACGCCTTTGCCGAAGAGCCCGACGGCGTGGCCGGGTACATCCTGGCGCAGCGCCTGGCCGCCTGCCGACGTCTGCTGGCTGACCGAGCGCACGCACACCGCAGCCTGACCGACATCGCGCTCGGCCTGGGCTTCCAGAACATGGCTCACTTCAGTCGCGTGTTCCGCGCCCACGGCGGCGTGGCGCCGAGCGACTACCGCAAGGCCGCCTTCGGCTGA
- a CDS encoding dienelactone hydrolase family protein encodes MLKEDFDALVPATGLLEGADTRRAFMRRAVGTGFAAAALPVTAQTVVKTDSIGLVAGEVMIPVGDFRMPAYRAAPLGRAGAPVVLVVSEIFGVHEYIADVARRFAKAGYFAIAPELFVRQGDPAEYGELARLIAEVVSKVPDAQVMGDLDATLAWARGQGADTAKAGVTGFCWGGRITWLYSAHNPGIKAGVAWYGRLVGESRPLQPQHPVDVAGRLHGPVLGLYGEKDTGIPLDTVGRMKLALAAGSAAANKSEFVIYPDAPHAFHADYRPSYRKEAADDGWKRCLAWFKAHGVA; translated from the coding sequence ATGCTCAAGGAAGACTTCGATGCGCTGGTGCCGGCCACCGGCCTGCTCGAAGGGGCCGACACGCGCCGAGCCTTCATGCGCCGGGCTGTCGGCACTGGCTTTGCCGCAGCGGCGCTGCCGGTGACGGCGCAGACGGTGGTCAAGACCGACAGCATCGGCCTGGTGGCCGGAGAAGTGATGATCCCCGTTGGTGACTTCCGCATGCCGGCCTACCGCGCCGCGCCACTGGGCAGGGCCGGCGCGCCGGTGGTGCTGGTGGTGTCCGAGATCTTCGGCGTGCACGAGTACATCGCCGACGTCGCGCGGCGCTTCGCCAAGGCTGGCTACTTCGCGATCGCGCCCGAGCTGTTCGTGCGCCAGGGCGACCCCGCCGAGTACGGCGAGCTGGCCAGGCTGATCGCCGAAGTCGTCAGCAAGGTCCCCGACGCGCAGGTCATGGGCGACCTCGACGCCACGCTGGCCTGGGCGCGCGGCCAGGGTGCCGACACGGCCAAGGCCGGGGTGACGGGCTTTTGCTGGGGCGGCCGCATCACCTGGCTCTACAGCGCGCACAACCCGGGCATCAAGGCCGGTGTCGCCTGGTATGGGCGACTGGTGGGCGAGTCCCGTCCGTTGCAGCCGCAGCACCCGGTGGACGTGGCCGGCCGCCTGCACGGCCCCGTGCTGGGCCTGTACGGCGAGAAGGACACCGGCATCCCACTGGACACCGTCGGCCGCATGAAGCTCGCACTGGCCGCCGGCAGCGCGGCGGCGAACAAGAGCGAGTTCGTGATCTACCCCGACGCGCCGCACGCCTTCCATGCCGACTACCGGCCGAGTTACCGCAAGGAGGCGGCCGACGACGGCTGGAAGCGTTGTCTGGCGTGGTTCAAGGCGCACGGCGTGGCCTGA
- a CDS encoding universal stress protein: MYQRILFPTDGSDITMKALRTALSLAKLCGAELHALAVMEPFPYSAISEMQPVPPQEFFDAQQRVANGRIQAVADAAAAAGVRCQGYTVEALHPWEAILDHGKAQAADLVVMASHGRRGVSALLLGSETQKVLTHSTLPVLVVR; this comes from the coding sequence ATGTACCAGCGCATCCTCTTCCCCACCGACGGTTCCGACATCACGATGAAGGCGCTGCGGACAGCGCTGTCGTTGGCCAAGCTGTGCGGCGCCGAGCTGCACGCACTGGCCGTCATGGAGCCGTTCCCGTACAGCGCCATCTCCGAGATGCAGCCGGTGCCGCCGCAGGAGTTCTTCGATGCGCAGCAGCGCGTGGCCAACGGCCGCATCCAGGCCGTGGCCGACGCCGCCGCCGCGGCCGGCGTGCGCTGCCAGGGCTACACGGTCGAAGCCCTCCACCCCTGGGAGGCCATCCTCGACCACGGCAAGGCGCAGGCCGCCGACCTCGTCGTCATGGCCTCTCACGGCCGCCGCGGCGTCAGCGCGCTGCTGCTGGGCAGCGAGACGCAGAAGGTGCTGACGCACAGCACCCTGCCGGTGCTGGTCGTGCGCTGA
- a CDS encoding polyprenyl synthetase family protein, whose amino-acid sequence MTGADIAGFEDWAHAELAAVESALRAWVPADAPAGLGLAMRYGVLDGGKRLRPLLVLAACRAVGGRREAALRAAVAVELIHAYSLVHDDMPCMDNDVLRRGKPTVHVQYGQAQAMLAGDAMQALAFEVLTPGDGSVEPVLQARLVALLARAAGHSGMAGGQAIDLASIGSTLGEDALRDMHRRKTGALLQASVMMGAACGRSTTTTEAALSDFGWALGLAFQVVDDILDVTQSAATLGKTAGKDQNDNKPTYVSVLGLEAARRHAQALRSQAHEALVVSGLGRSASWLAVLADKVVEREN is encoded by the coding sequence ATGACGGGCGCGGACATCGCGGGCTTCGAAGACTGGGCCCACGCCGAACTGGCGGCGGTGGAGTCCGCGTTGCGGGCGTGGGTCCCGGCCGACGCCCCGGCCGGCCTCGGGCTGGCCATGCGATACGGCGTGCTCGACGGCGGCAAGCGGCTGCGCCCGCTTTTGGTGCTGGCCGCCTGTCGCGCCGTCGGCGGCCGCCGCGAGGCCGCGCTGCGCGCCGCCGTGGCGGTGGAGCTGATCCACGCCTACAGCCTGGTGCACGACGACATGCCCTGCATGGACAACGACGTGCTGCGACGTGGCAAGCCCACGGTGCACGTGCAGTACGGGCAGGCCCAGGCCATGCTGGCCGGCGATGCCATGCAGGCGCTGGCCTTCGAGGTCCTGACGCCCGGCGACGGCAGCGTCGAGCCTGTCTTGCAGGCTCGGCTGGTGGCGCTGCTGGCGAGAGCCGCGGGGCACTCGGGCATGGCCGGCGGCCAGGCCATCGATCTGGCCAGCATCGGCAGCACCCTCGGCGAGGACGCGCTGCGCGACATGCACCGCCGCAAGACGGGCGCTTTGCTGCAGGCCAGCGTCATGATGGGCGCCGCTTGCGGCCGCAGCACGACGACCACCGAAGCCGCCCTTTCCGATTTCGGCTGGGCACTGGGCCTGGCGTTCCAGGTGGTGGACGACATCCTCGACGTCACGCAGTCGGCCGCCACGCTGGGCAAGACTGCGGGCAAGGACCAGAACGACAACAAACCCACCTACGTATCGGTTCTTGGGCTGGAGGCGGCGCGCCGCCATGCGCAGGCGCTGCGCTCGCAGGCGCATGAGGCGCTCGTTGTCAGCGGCCTGGGCCGGTCGGCATCCTGGCTGGCGGTGCTGGCCGACAAGGTGGTTGAGCGGGAGAATTGA
- a CDS encoding DMT family transporter has protein sequence MVGATALFSLMGAAVKAASELYTPGEIVLARSAIGVLAMALLMQWRGIAFASPVPRLHIARSVTGVVALCLWFTAIGALPLATAMTLNTMSSVWVAVFVVGALWLHRRQGTAATDHGGVDTRRVAAVLAGFAGVVLVLQPTVAQDQWLHGLVGLASGVLAAVAYLQVSALGRAGEPGERVVFYFSATGVLFGAAYAVFDGGFSPHTPRGVLLLATIGALATAAQWMLTQAFARGATLGIAALQYLGIVFSALLGLLLFREGLSTAAVLGMGLIIVAGVAATGLRGRPRAATPAPGDA, from the coding sequence ATGGTCGGCGCCACGGCGCTCTTCTCGCTGATGGGGGCCGCCGTGAAGGCTGCGTCGGAGTTGTACACACCGGGAGAGATCGTGCTCGCGCGCTCGGCCATCGGTGTGCTGGCGATGGCACTGCTCATGCAGTGGCGCGGCATCGCCTTCGCCAGCCCGGTGCCACGGCTGCACATCGCGCGCAGCGTCACCGGCGTGGTGGCGCTGTGCCTGTGGTTCACCGCCATCGGCGCCCTGCCACTGGCCACCGCAATGACGCTCAACACCATGAGTTCGGTCTGGGTGGCCGTGTTCGTGGTCGGCGCCCTGTGGCTGCACCGGCGCCAGGGCACGGCCGCCACCGACCATGGGGGCGTCGACACCCGCCGGGTGGCGGCGGTGCTCGCCGGCTTCGCTGGCGTGGTGTTGGTGCTGCAGCCCACCGTCGCGCAGGACCAGTGGCTGCATGGCCTGGTCGGCCTCGCGTCGGGTGTGCTGGCCGCAGTGGCCTACCTGCAGGTGTCGGCCCTGGGCCGCGCAGGCGAACCTGGCGAGCGCGTGGTGTTCTACTTCTCGGCGACCGGCGTGCTGTTTGGCGCCGCCTATGCCGTTTTCGATGGTGGCTTCAGCCCGCACACGCCGCGCGGCGTGCTGTTGCTGGCCACCATCGGCGCACTGGCCACCGCGGCGCAGTGGATGCTGACGCAGGCCTTCGCCCGCGGCGCCACGCTGGGCATCGCCGCGTTGCAGTACCTGGGCATCGTCTTCTCGGCGCTGCTCGGGCTGCTGCTGTTCCGCGAGGGGCTGTCGACCGCGGCCGTGCTGGGCATGGGCCTCATCATCGTGGCCGGCGTGGCCGCCACCGGCTTGCGCGGCCGGCCCAGGGCCGCCACCCCGGCGCCCGGCGACGCATGA
- the xseB gene encoding exodeoxyribonuclease VII small subunit produces the protein MARSASKPSPPEPASYEQALAELDRLVAQMEEGQLPLDQLLDAYCRASELLQFCRGRLQLVEDQVKVLDEGVLKPWAAPA, from the coding sequence ATGGCACGAAGCGCCAGCAAACCCAGCCCCCCCGAGCCCGCCAGCTACGAGCAGGCCCTGGCCGAGCTCGACCGCCTGGTGGCGCAGATGGAGGAGGGGCAGCTGCCTCTGGACCAGTTGCTCGACGCCTACTGCCGGGCTTCGGAGTTGCTGCAGTTTTGCCGCGGCCGACTCCAGCTTGTCGAAGACCAGGTGAAGGTCCTCGACGAGGGCGTGCTCAAGCCCTGGGCGGCGCCGGCATGA
- a CDS encoding amino acid ABC transporter substrate-binding protein, whose product MTLNRRTVVQALGATAAATSFPALAQGSGPVRIGYAMARTGPWSVGAQTSQEPNYLLWAEQVNATGGLDVKGSKRPIELISSDDQSNIETCVRTYEKLMGSDKVDLVLPPWGSNANFAVAPLANRFQYPFLAPTALSRRLVEMKLPYFFLLLQQPKPMMDALVDMLKANGAKSVAVIYVDDLFGLENYAALKVALAGSGINIVEDKSYPLGVKDLSPVLRGMKDKNPDAFIGLTYPPDTILASRQSKEIGFNPKFFYASVGTAFQLYRNVMQAGAEGVLGMGSWNGKTSPAAKAYFDAHVKKFGAAKEPDRWASGATWAGLEILTAAVAKVGLDRKAIRDFVAGGTHKTILGDIRFNGSENVGVPGTVSQWQKGEFEVVWPRNRATAPLNPAKPAWV is encoded by the coding sequence ATGACGCTGAACCGCCGTACCGTCGTCCAGGCGCTGGGCGCCACCGCCGCCGCCACCTCGTTCCCGGCCCTCGCACAGGGAAGCGGGCCTGTCCGCATCGGCTACGCGATGGCCCGCACCGGCCCGTGGAGTGTGGGCGCGCAGACCAGCCAGGAGCCCAACTACCTGCTGTGGGCCGAGCAGGTGAACGCCACCGGCGGGCTCGATGTGAAGGGCTCCAAGCGCCCGATCGAGCTGATCAGCTCTGACGACCAGAGCAACATCGAGACCTGCGTGCGCACCTACGAGAAGCTCATGGGCAGCGACAAGGTCGACCTCGTGCTGCCGCCCTGGGGCAGCAACGCCAACTTTGCCGTGGCGCCGCTGGCCAATCGCTTCCAGTACCCCTTTCTCGCGCCCACGGCGCTGAGCCGCCGGCTGGTGGAGATGAAGCTGCCGTACTTCTTCCTCCTGCTGCAACAGCCCAAGCCCATGATGGACGCGCTGGTGGACATGCTCAAGGCCAACGGCGCCAAGTCTGTGGCCGTGATCTACGTGGACGACCTCTTCGGCCTGGAGAACTACGCGGCGCTGAAGGTGGCACTCGCGGGCAGCGGCATCAACATCGTCGAGGACAAAAGCTACCCGCTCGGCGTGAAGGACCTGAGCCCGGTGCTGCGCGGCATGAAGGACAAGAACCCCGACGCCTTCATCGGCCTGACCTACCCGCCTGACACCATCCTGGCCAGCCGCCAGAGCAAAGAGATTGGCTTCAACCCGAAGTTCTTCTACGCCAGCGTGGGCACGGCCTTCCAGCTGTACCGGAACGTGATGCAGGCGGGTGCGGAAGGCGTGCTGGGCATGGGGAGCTGGAACGGCAAGACGAGCCCGGCGGCCAAGGCCTACTTCGATGCGCACGTCAAGAAGTTCGGCGCCGCCAAGGAGCCCGACCGCTGGGCCAGCGGCGCCACCTGGGCGGGGCTGGAAATCCTCACGGCCGCAGTGGCCAAGGTGGGCCTGGATCGCAAGGCCATACGTGACTTCGTGGCCGGCGGCACGCACAAGACGATCCTCGGCGACATCCGCTTCAACGGCAGCGAAAACGTCGGCGTGCCCGGCACCGTGAGCCAGTGGCAGAAGGGCGAGTTCGAGGTCGTGTGGCCGCGCAACCGCGCCACGGCGCCGCTGAATCCGGCCAAGCCGGCGTGGGTATGA